Proteins from one Chiloscyllium punctatum isolate Juve2018m chromosome 4, sChiPun1.3, whole genome shotgun sequence genomic window:
- the LOC140475953 gene encoding intelectin-1b-like codes for MKVILLLLLFIASTEQSPTHHEDEIGIGNHDIAIVNVMGDFEVNDNGCPDKHDHHYNLTRSCLELKEKYHFTKDGVHLFITSNGELYQAFCDMTTDGGGWTLIASVHENNILGKCTTGDRWSSQQGGNASSPAGDRSWSNFATFGCTEGATSDDLKNPGYYDIKASDISIWHVPNDTPLSSWKDAAILRYHTKTNFLQQYGGNLYQLFHQYPVEYNKGKCPDDNGPLSHITYDFGSDEKIQQLYGPLSHNEFEPGYVQFRVFNNEKAALAMCSGVKYNGCNSEHVCIGGGGYFPEASPRQCGDFTAFDWNGVGTHQSWSASKEVTEAAVLIFYR; via the exons ATGAAGGTCATCCTTCTTCTACtccttttcattgccagcactgAGCAATCCCCTACACATCATGAAG ATGAAATCGGCATTGGAAACCATGACATTGCAATTGTCAATGTCATGGGTGACTTTGAAGTCAACGACAATGGCTGTCCAGATAAACACGATCACCACTATAATTTAACCAGGAGCTGCCTGGAACTCAAAGAGAAATACCACTTCACCAAAG ATGGCGTCCATCTCTTCATAACTAGTAATGGTGAACTCTACCAGGCCTTCTGTGACATGACCACTGATGGAGGTGGTTGGACCCTAATTGCAAGTGTCCATGAGAACAACATACTTGGGAAATGCACCACTGGGGACCGCTGGTCCAGTCAGCAAGGGGGTAATGCCAGTTCTCCAGCAGGAGACAGGTCATGGTCCAATTTTGCGACATTTGGTTGTACAGAAGGAGCGACAAGTGATGACCTGAAG AACCCAGGTTACTATGACATAAAGGCCTCAGATATATCAATTTGGCACGTACCCAATGACACACCGCTAAGCAGCTGGAAAGATGCAGCAATCCTCCGCTATCACACCAAAACCAACTTCCTACAGCAGTACGGAGGAAACTTGTATCAGCTGTTCCAT CAATACCCTGTCGAATACAACAAAGGGAAATGTCCAGATGATAACGGGCCCTTAAGTCACATCACTTATGACTTCGGCAGTGATGAGAAGATACAGCAATTGTATGGGCCTTTGAGTCACA ACGAATTTGAACCAGGATATGTGCAATTCAGGGTATTCAACAATGAAAAAGCAGCACTGGCGATGTGTTCTGGAGTGAAGTACAATGGATGCAATTCAGAACAT GTCTGTATTGGAGGTGGAGGATACTTCCCTGAGGCATCGCCAAGGCAGTGTGGAGATTTCACAGCCTTTGACTGGAATGGTGTTGGCACACACCAGTCATGGAGTGCATCGAAGGAGGTGACAGAGGCTGCAGTGTTGATCTTTTACCGTTAA